The following nucleotide sequence is from Candidatus Cloacimonadota bacterium.
GGATAAAAAACATTCTAAAAAATTCTTGGATGAATTGAAACTTGCTGGAATGGATTGGTGTAAAATTATCGGGGAAGTTACAGATGAAAAGGGTGGGAAATTAATCTTGACATAAGAATAATTTTGAAAATTTCGAAGACAAAAAAACAAAAAACCGTTCCAAGTAAAAAAAAAGAATAAAAGACATTTTATGGGGACGTTTTTAATTAGAGTCTGTCCGTAAAGTAGTTCAAGCGTCCCCGCTTGAAGAAGCACCTTGCGGATGGTTGCTTTTCAAACCTCCGCAATGGTGGCCGGTTACACATCTCAACCATTGCGGAGGTTTCCAACCATCCGCAAGGTTTCGGAGTTTACGGATGGGCTCTAACTAATGTCTATCCGTAAAGTAGCCTTTTCGAGAAGTCACGGACCATTCCGTGACGAATTGAAAGAATTAAACATTAAGTTAATTAGCGTTATAATTGTAAGTTGGAAAAACTTAAGTCAAGTTCAAAAAAACGGAACTTAACTCAAGATTTTCCTTTACGGATGGACTCTAATTAATGAGTCCGAATTCCAATTTATGATTTAACGCAACCCCACTACAACCAAATTTGACAAAGTAAAATTCGGTTCTAAAAAATTATGAAGAAAAATATTATTCAATTTATTTTTATCCTGCTCCTCTTGGCTGTAGGATATTTCAGAATTACAATGGAGAACAAAAAGCCTCTTTCTAAAACCGAGTTTGTTCTCGGCACATTTGTAACGATTGATATTAAAGATCACCACAAAAATAATAAAACGATTATAGATTCTGCATTTTCCATCGTTAGCTATTACGAAAAAATATTCTCGTCCACAATTGATATTAGCGAAACAAATCGGATAAACAATTCGGATTCATTAGTTTGCAGCATTTCCGCTGAAATGGATACATTGCTCCAAAAATGCAGAAAAGTCAGCACTATTTCGCAGGGTGCATTTGATATTACAACTGGAAAACTTGTCGAAAAATACGATTTTGTAAAAGGAATAATGCCTACTCAAGAGAAAATATCAAAAACTCTTCCCTTAGTTGATTACAAAAATTTGAAAATTAATAATAAGAAACTAATAAGGCAAAAGCAGGGAATAATAATAGATTTAGGCGGAATTGCCAAAGGATTCATAGTTGATCAGGTTGTAAAATATCTCCAAAATAACGGAATAACGAATGCTGCCATTAATGCCGGGGGAGACCTATATTTAATGGAGAATCCCGAAAAAGAAAACTGGAAAATCGGCGTTCGCCATCCAAGACTGGAAGGTGAAATTTTTGGAAACGTCTCCTTGCGAAACAAAGCCATCGTTACATCGGGTGATTACGAGCAATTTTTTTTTCAAGACGGAAAACGGATTCATCACATTTTAGACCCAGCCACAGGATTTCCGGCAAATAAAACAATCAGCGTTACAACTGTTGCAAACGACGCCTGCACTGCGGATGCACTTTGCACAGCAATTTTTGTTTTGGGACCAAAAAAGGGAATTGATTTGGCAAATTCTCTTCCTTACGTGGATGCTTTGATAATTTATCAAGAAAATTCTAATAATTCTTCCGAATCACAAAAAAAATTAACTTACAAAACATCAGCAAATTTTGACCAATACAATTTTGAGATAAATGGTGATCTGAAAAATCTGACTAAAAAATTTCTAAACACGAGAAATACATTGAATCCTTGTGGGTGGTCGAAAGACTTCCACAATGAATGACTCAGACCTTTTTACTATTGAAGCTGCGAATAACAAATCATCGGGAATGAATAATTTGACAGAAATATACGATAATATAAATAGATGCAAAAGATGCAAAAAAATATGAATGGGCAAAAACTTAAATTGAAAGAATAAATTAAATTTAAAGGAGAGAGTTTATGCAAAAAAAAAGAATAGGTCTTTTTACGATTATTATTTTATTGTTATTCATCTTATCT
It contains:
- a CDS encoding FAD:protein FMN transferase; the protein is MKKNIIQFIFILLLLAVGYFRITMENKKPLSKTEFVLGTFVTIDIKDHHKNNKTIIDSAFSIVSYYEKIFSSTIDISETNRINNSDSLVCSISAEMDTLLQKCRKVSTISQGAFDITTGKLVEKYDFVKGIMPTQEKISKTLPLVDYKNLKINNKKLIRQKQGIIIDLGGIAKGFIVDQVVKYLQNNGITNAAINAGGDLYLMENPEKENWKIGVRHPRLEGEIFGNVSLRNKAIVTSGDYEQFFFQDGKRIHHILDPATGFPANKTISVTTVANDACTADALCTAIFVLGPKKGIDLANSLPYVDALIIYQENSNNSSESQKKLTYKTSANFDQYNFEINGDLKNLTKKFLNTRNTLNPCGWSKDFHNE